Proteins encoded by one window of Methylovirgula ligni:
- a CDS encoding MFS transporter — translation MAKGTFRSLRFHNFRLWAGASLVSNVGSWMQRTAQDWLVLTVLTHNNATAVGVVVALQFAPQVLLLPLTGFAADHFDKRKLIFATQTAMGLLALGLGLLVYTGLARLWQVDVFALLLGCVAAFDMPVRQVFVGELVGEADLANAVALNSTLFNAARMLGPAVAGILIAAVGTGAVFLLNAASFVAVLAALALLRGEALHRHPRAEKRRGSLAEGVRYIWQRPDLKAALLMLLLVGMFGLNFPIFISTMSVAVFHSGASQFGVLTSMMAIGSVVGALLAARRGRPDMGVLLVGVLIFGIGCAVAAVMPNYLLFGLALVVVGVATQIFTTSTNSLVQLSTAPHMRGRVLAILLAVALGGTPLGAPIVGWVADRFGPRAALGVGAASGFAAAIIAVIYLTRRASVGVTVGADKPHEA, via the coding sequence ATGGCCAAGGGCACGTTCCGCTCGCTGCGCTTTCATAATTTCCGGCTCTGGGCGGGCGCGTCGCTCGTCTCCAATGTCGGATCGTGGATGCAGCGCACGGCGCAGGATTGGCTGGTGCTCACCGTACTCACCCACAACAATGCGACGGCGGTCGGCGTCGTCGTGGCGTTGCAATTCGCGCCGCAGGTTCTGCTCCTGCCGTTGACCGGCTTCGCCGCCGATCATTTCGACAAGCGGAAACTTATTTTCGCGACGCAAACGGCGATGGGCCTGCTTGCGCTCGGGCTCGGGCTTCTCGTCTATACCGGGCTCGCCCGGCTCTGGCAGGTCGATGTTTTCGCGCTTCTGCTTGGCTGCGTGGCCGCCTTCGATATGCCGGTGCGGCAAGTCTTCGTCGGCGAACTTGTCGGCGAGGCCGATCTTGCCAATGCGGTCGCGCTCAATTCGACGCTGTTCAACGCGGCACGGATGCTCGGCCCGGCGGTGGCGGGCATTCTGATTGCCGCGGTCGGAACCGGCGCGGTGTTTCTCCTCAACGCGGCGTCCTTTGTCGCGGTCCTCGCGGCGCTGGCGCTGCTGCGCGGCGAGGCGCTGCACAGGCATCCTCGGGCGGAGAAACGCCGTGGCAGTCTCGCGGAAGGCGTTCGCTACATCTGGCAGCGGCCCGATCTCAAGGCCGCTCTCTTGATGCTGCTTCTCGTCGGCATGTTCGGGCTCAATTTTCCGATCTTCATTTCGACGATGTCGGTTGCGGTCTTCCATTCCGGCGCGAGCCAGTTCGGAGTCCTGACGTCGATGATGGCGATCGGTTCGGTCGTCGGTGCACTCCTGGCGGCGCGGCGCGGACGGCCGGATATGGGCGTGCTGCTCGTAGGCGTGCTGATCTTCGGCATCGGCTGCGCGGTTGCGGCGGTGATGCCGAACTATCTGCTCTTCGGTCTGGCTCTCGTCGTCGTCGGCGTCGCGACGCAAATCTTTACGACCTCGACCAACAGCCTGGTGCAACTTTCGACTGCGCCGCACATGCGCGGCCGGGTTCTCGCCATACTTCTCGCCGTCGCTTTGGGTGGCACGCCGCTTGGCGCGCCGATCGTCGGCTGGGTCGCGGATCGGTTCGGCCCGCGGGCCGCGCTCGGTGTCGGCGCAGCATCCGGCTTTGCCGCGGCGATCATTGCCGTGATCTATCTTACCAGGCGCGCCTCCGTCGGGGTTACGGTGGGTGCCGATAAACCACACGAAGCGTGA
- a CDS encoding cysteine hydrolase family protein, with protein sequence MTVTTLDPKSALIVVDLQKGIVTLPSVHPIAGVIANASALATSFRRHGLPVVLVNVAGGAPGRTERAHARGTLPPDWADLIPELNAQPGDYKVTKLTWGAFANTDLDALLKELGVTQVVLAGVASSIGVETTAREAYALGFNVTIATDAVTDLDAGAHENSVTRIFPRLGETGTKQEIIDLLDRSA encoded by the coding sequence ATGACCGTCACCACGCTTGACCCGAAAAGCGCGCTCATCGTCGTCGATTTGCAAAAGGGGATCGTCACACTCCCGAGCGTCCATCCCATCGCCGGTGTGATCGCCAATGCCAGCGCGCTTGCCACGTCCTTCCGCCGCCACGGCCTGCCGGTGGTGCTGGTCAATGTCGCCGGCGGCGCACCGGGCCGCACCGAGCGGGCACATGCGCGAGGCACCCTGCCGCCGGACTGGGCCGACCTGATTCCCGAACTGAACGCCCAGCCCGGCGACTACAAAGTGACCAAGCTAACCTGGGGCGCCTTCGCCAACACCGATCTCGACGCGCTGCTCAAGGAGCTTGGCGTGACCCAGGTGGTGCTCGCAGGCGTCGCGTCGAGCATCGGCGTCGAAACGACCGCCCGCGAAGCCTATGCGCTCGGCTTCAATGTCACCATTGCGACCGATGCGGTGACCGATCTCGATGCGGGCGCGCACGAGAACAGCGTGACGCGCATCTTTCCGCGGCTGGGCGAAACCGGCACGAAGCAGGAGATCATCGACCTTCTGGACAGAAGCGCCTGA
- a CDS encoding MarR family winged helix-turn-helix transcriptional regulator, translated as MSEKPIPPRSAEAATLARELRILLGNFKRRMRDQTRAGDLTLAQIFVLARLEREGPATVSTLAREAGVRPQSMGATIAALEAADFVRGAADPADGRQTLLSLTDACREVIRASRLAREDWLLNAIETKLTPEQQAELSRAVVLLQRLVE; from the coding sequence ATGAGTGAGAAACCCATCCCCCCGCGTTCGGCCGAGGCCGCGACCCTGGCCCGGGAGCTGAGAATCCTGCTCGGCAATTTCAAGCGCCGGATGCGCGACCAGACGCGGGCCGGCGATCTTACGCTCGCGCAAATTTTCGTGCTCGCACGGCTCGAACGCGAAGGGCCGGCGACTGTTTCGACCCTGGCCCGTGAGGCGGGCGTGCGGCCGCAATCCATGGGGGCGACGATCGCGGCGCTGGAGGCGGCGGATTTCGTTCGCGGTGCGGCAGACCCCGCCGACGGGCGCCAGACCCTCCTGTCACTCACCGACGCATGCCGGGAAGTGATCCGGGCGAGCCGCCTCGCCCGTGAGGATTGGCTGCTGAATGCCATCGAAACCAAACTGACGCCGGAGCAACAGGCCGAGCTTTCCCGTGCCGTCGTTCTCCTGCAGCGACTTGTCGAATAA
- the hemH gene encoding ferrochelatase — protein sequence MNAPSEPKIGILLVNLGTPDATDFWSVRRYLKEFLSDPRVIEAPRWLWLPILNLIVLTTRPARSGKAYASIWNRIGEGSPLRAVTQAQAKKLAAWVAAGNLGAQPITEWGMRYGKPSIAEKLDRLTAVGCDRILIFPLYPQYSATTTATVGDAVFAALEKMRVQPALRIVPAYPDDPVYIAALAQSYRDFAGTLSFVPDTLLVSFHGLPQSYADRGDPYPQQCTATFTALAAALANDVKLTKMSFQSRFGRAEWLKPYTADMVQSLAREGRKNLVVMAPGFAADCVETLEEIDIENRHFFREAGGVNYATVPCLNDSVEGMSVIYHLVARELQGWT from the coding sequence GTGAACGCTCCGTCAGAGCCCAAAATCGGCATTCTTCTGGTCAATCTCGGTACGCCCGACGCGACCGATTTCTGGTCGGTGCGACGCTATCTGAAGGAATTTCTCTCCGACCCGCGGGTCATCGAAGCGCCGCGCTGGCTCTGGTTGCCGATCCTCAACCTCATTGTCCTCACAACGCGCCCGGCGCGCAGCGGCAAGGCCTATGCCTCGATCTGGAACCGCATCGGCGAGGGCAGCCCCTTGCGCGCGGTCACCCAAGCGCAGGCGAAAAAGCTCGCGGCATGGGTCGCGGCCGGCAATCTTGGCGCGCAGCCGATCACCGAATGGGGCATGCGCTACGGCAAGCCAAGCATCGCCGAAAAGCTCGACCGGCTGACCGCGGTCGGCTGCGACCGGATTCTGATTTTCCCGCTCTATCCGCAATATTCTGCGACGACGACCGCGACCGTCGGCGACGCCGTCTTCGCGGCGCTGGAGAAGATGCGGGTTCAGCCTGCCCTGCGCATCGTTCCGGCCTACCCCGACGACCCGGTCTATATTGCCGCGCTGGCACAATCCTATCGCGATTTCGCCGGCACGCTCAGCTTCGTGCCCGATACGCTGCTTGTCTCGTTTCATGGCCTGCCGCAAAGCTATGCCGACAGGGGCGATCCCTATCCGCAGCAATGCACGGCGACCTTCACGGCTTTGGCGGCGGCTTTGGCCAATGATGTAAAACTCACGAAAATGAGCTTCCAGTCACGCTTCGGCCGCGCCGAATGGCTCAAGCCCTATACCGCCGATATGGTGCAAAGCCTGGCGCGTGAAGGCCGCAAAAATCTCGTTGTCATGGCGCCGGGCTTTGCCGCCGATTGCGTCGAAACGCTGGAGGAAATCGACATCGAAAACCGGCATTTCTTCCGCGAGGCGGGTGGCGTGAATTACGCGACCGTCCCCTGTCTCAACGATAGCGTGGAAGGAATGAGCGTGATTTATCATCTCGTCGCGCGCGAGCTTCAGGGCTGGACTTGA